The Delphinus delphis chromosome 2, mDelDel1.2, whole genome shotgun sequence genome contains a region encoding:
- the TCL1A gene encoding T-cell leukemia/lymphoma protein 1A: MGELPFFRAHTALHPDHLWIWEKAVYVDENQRTWLPVTIELESSLQVLMRQEDVPLGEPVCPSQLGPYLLPVMWQLYPGRRYRGSDSSFWRIVYHIEFGDTEDMLLEQMADPEYE, translated from the exons ATGGGCGAGCTCCCTTTCTTCAGGGCGCACACGGCCTTGCACCCGGACCACCTGTGGATCTGGGAAAAGGCCGTGTATGTGGACGAGAACCAGCGCACCTGGCTGCCCGTAACCATCGAG tTAGAAAGTAGCCTCCAAGTCCTCATGCGTCAGGAAGATGTCCCCCTGGGGGAGCCTGTGTGCCCCAGCCAGCTGGGCCCGTACCTGCTGCCCGTCATGTGGCAGCTCTACCCCGGAAGAAGGTACCGAGGCTCAGACTCCAGCTTCTGGCGCATAGTGTACCACATCGAG TTTGGCGACACGGAGGACATGCTCCTGGAGCAGATGGCAGACCCAGAGTATGAGTGA